A genomic stretch from Arachis stenosperma cultivar V10309 chromosome 3, arast.V10309.gnm1.PFL2, whole genome shotgun sequence includes:
- the LOC130970713 gene encoding xyloglucan endotransglucosylase protein 6-like, whose amino-acid sequence MSKEVSLFLGLVMGFVFVGVAFAAATAKFEELFQPSWALDHFIHEGDLLKLKLDNYSGAGFVSKSKYMFGKVTVQLKLVEGDSAGTVTAFYMSSEGPNHNEFDFEFLGNTTGEPYSVQTNVYVNGVGNREQRLNLWFDPTKDFHSYSFFWNQRQVIFLVDETPIRVHTNMEHRGIPFPKDQAMGVYSSIWNADDWATQGGRVKTNWSHAPFIATYKAFEISACECPIVSSTSVENLKRCSSNEKKYWWDEPNLGVLSLHQSHQLMWVRAKHMVYDYCADTARFPVMPAECVHHSHHKVVLKN is encoded by the exons ATGTCTAAGGAGGTGTCGTTGTTTTTGGGATTGGTTATGGGGTTTGTGTTTGTTGGAGTGGCTTTTGCTGCTGCCACTGCCAAGTTTGAAGAACTCTTCCAACCAAGTTGGGCTTTAGACCATTTCATTCATGAAGGAGACCTTCTCAAACTCAAGCTTGATAACTATTCCG GTGCTGGGTTTGTATCCAAAAGCAAGTATATGTTTGGGAAAGTTACCGTCCAACTTAAACTTGTTGAAGGTGATTCTGCCGGAACAGTTACTGCTTTCTAT ATGTCATCGGAGGGTCCAAATCACAACGAGTTTGATTTTGAGTTCCTGGGGAACACCACAGGGGAACCTTACTCTGTTCAAACAAATGTGTATGTGAATGGAGTGGGAAATAGAGAGCAAAGGCTAAACCTTTGGTTTGACCCTACTAAAGACTTTCATTCTTACTCTTTCTTTTGGAACCAACGTCAAGTTAT ATTTCTAGTGGATGAAACACCAATAAGGGTGCACACAAACATGGAACACAGGGGTATTCCATTTCCAAAGGATCAAGCAATGGGTGTATATAGCTCAATTTGGAACGCTGATGATTGGGCCACACAAGGTGGAAGAGTGAAAACTAATTGGAGCCATGCACCTTTCATTGCAACATATAAGGCCTTTGAGATCAGTGCTTGTGAGTGTCCAATAGTGTCATCAACATCAGTGGAAAATTTGAAGAGGTGTAGTAGTAATGAGAAGAAGTATTGGTGGGATGAGCCTAATCTGGGTGTGTTAAGTTTGCATCAAAGTCACCAACTTATGTGGGTTAGGGCCAAACATATGGTTTATGATTATTGTGCTGATACTGCTAGGTTCCCTGTTATGCCTGCTGAGTGTGTTCATCATAGTCACCACAAAGTAGTgctaaaaaattag